CATCGACATGCTGGACATCGACGCGCCGGCTGACGAGCTGATGCACCAGGTCATCCAGACGGCGCACTCGCGCTTTCCGGTCTATCAGGGCGGGCGCGACAACATCATCGGCATCCTGCTGGCCAAGGACTTGCTCAAGCGCTGGCGCTCGCCCGAGCTGAGCCTGCGCGCCCTGGTGCGCCCGGCGCTGTTCGTGCCCGAGAGCAAGGGCCTGCATGAGCTGGTGCGCGAGTTCCGCTCCACGCGCAACCACCTGGCCATCGTGATCGACGAGTTCGGCCGCACGGCGGGGCTGGTGACCTTCGAGGACGTGATCGAGCAGATCGTCGGCGAGATCGAGGACGAGTTCGACATTGCAGCGGACGAGGGCGACATCTTCGCCCTGGCCGATGGCACCTGGCGCGTCAGCGGCCACACACCCCTGGTGCGCGTGGCCGAGGCCTTCGACACGCATCTGGCCGCCAGCGACCCCGAGGAAGAGTTCGACACCATCGGCGGCCTGATCGCCCACGAGCTGGGCCGCGTGCCGCACAAGGGCGAGAGTGTCGTGCTGGGCGGCCTGCGCTTTGTCGTGCTGCACACCAAGGGCGGGGCTGTGCGCTGGTTCAAGGTGGCGCCGGCCACGGGCAGCGCCGAAGACAACGGCGGCTGATGGGCGCCGCCTGGATGCGCGGGCCGCTGCCCTGGCTGCTGGCCGCCGGCGCGGGCCTGGCGCAGGCCGCCTCGCTGGCGCTGCCGGGCAGCGGCCAGCCGGCGTGGTGGCTGCAGATCGCCTCGCTGGCGCTGCTGGCGCGCGTGCTGCTGGCGCTGCCGCGCACGCACAGCAGCGCCTGGCGCGCGGCGGGCCTGGGCTGGCTGTTTGCCACCGCCTGGCTGGCCGGCACCTTCTGGTGGCTGTTCATCTCCATGCACACCTACGGCGGCCTGGCGGCGCCGCTGGCTGCGCTGGCAGTGCTGGCGCTGGCGGCCTTCCTGGGCAGTTATTACGCGCTGGTTTGTGGGTGTTTTTTCAGGTGTTTTTCGGCTCCAGGCCTTGCTGGACGTGCGCTGACAGCTATTGTTTTTGCTGCTCTGTGGCTGCTCGCCGAGCTGGCGCGCGGTCAGTGGTGGACGGGCTTTCCGTGGGGCGCGGGCGGCTATGCCCACGCCGACGGCCCGCTGGCCGTGCTGGCGCGCAGCGTGGGCGTGTATGGCATGGGCTTTGCCGCAGCGCTGCTGGCGCTGGCGCTGGCGCAGTGGCGCGTGTCGGACTTGCGCAGTCGGCGCTGGTGGGCCGGCGCGCTGCTGGCGCTGCTGGCCTGGGGCGCGCTGGCGTGGCAGCGCGAGGCGGCGCTGGGCGACGCGCAGCGCGACGCCGGCGCGCCGGTCAGCGTGGCGCTGCTGCAGGGCAACATCGCGCAGGACGAGAAGTTCCAGGCCGGCAGCGGCGTGCCGCTGGCGCTGGCGTGGTATGGCGAGCAGCTGCGCGGCGCCCAGGCGCAACTGGTCGTGGCGCCCGAGACAGCAGTGCCCCTGCTGCCCCAGCAGCTCATGCCCGGCTATCTGGAGCGGGTGACGCAGCGCTACCGGCAGGGGCAGGGGTCGGCATCAGCGTCCATGCCGGATGGACAGGCGCTGCTGCTGGGCATCCCGCTGGGCGATCTGGATGCGGGCTACACCAACTCGGTGCTCGGCTTTGCACCCGGGCAGCAGGGCCAGCCCTACCGCTACGACAAGCATCATCTGGTGCCCTTCGGCGAATTCATCCCGCCGCTGTTCCGGTGGTTCACGCAGATGCTGAACATCCCGCTGGGCGACTTCGCGCGCGGCAGCGTCGGCCAGCCGTCCCTGCCCTGGAGTGGCCAGCGGCTGGCGCCCAACATCTGCTATGAGGACTTGTTCGGCGAGGAGCTGGCGGCGCGCTTCGTCGATCCTGCGGCCAGTCCGACCATCCTGGTCAACGTCAGCAACATTGGCTGGTTCGGCGACAGCGTGGCCATCGACCAGCACCTGGCCATCAGCCGCCTGCGTGCGCTGGAGCTGGAGCGCCCCATGCTGCGCGCCACCAACACCGGCGCGACCGCCGTCATCGACCACCGGGGCCGCGTGCTGGCGCAATTGCCGGCGCACACGCGCGGCGTGCTGCAGGCGCAGGTGCAGGGCCGCACGGGCGCCGCCACGCCCTACGCCTGGTGGGCCGGGCGCTTCGGGCTGGCGCCGCTGTGGCTGGGCGCGGCGGCGCTGGTGCTGCTGGCCTGGCTGTGCCGCCCCCGGGGCTGAGGCCGCCCCTGCCGGGCCGCGCTGCGGCGTGCCGTCCTGCAGGGATGTGCGCCACAGGCTTGACCTTGAACCATGCTCAGGCCGCTTCGACCTTGGATAATGCGGATTTTTCGGGCATTGCTGCCCTTCACGACGCCAGCCGCCCGGCGCGGCCTGCAAGAACCCTCCCCACTGTCACCAACCAATGGCTGAATCTTTCTCTTACGAACAACTGATCGCCTCGGGCGAGGGCCGGTTGTTCTCCCCGGACAGCGGGCGCCTGCCCCTGCCTCCCATGCTGATGTTCGACCGCATCACGCACATCGACAGCGACGGCGGCGCACACGGCCTGGGCCGGATCGTGGCCGAGCTGGACGTCAAGCCGGGCCTGTGGTTCTTCGAGTGCCACTTCCAGGGCGACCCGGTCATGCCCGGCTGCCTGGGGCTGGATGCCATGTGGCAGCTGATCGGTTTTTATCTGACCTGGCTGCGCCTGCCGGGCCGGGGCCGCGCTCTTGGAGCCGGCGAGGTCAAGTTCACCGGCGAAGTCGGCCCGGACGTGAAACTCGTGACCTACGAGATCGACATCAAGCGCGTCATCAAGCGCAAACTGAACATGGCCATCGGCGATGCACGATTGCTCGCCGACGGCAAGGAAATCTACGTGGCCAATGACCTGCGCGTGGGCCTGTTCCTGCGCGAGGAGGCGGCCAGCGACCAGGAGGCGGCAGGCACATGAGCAGCAAGAAGCGTGTGGTGATCACCGGCGCGGGCATCGTCTCGTGCATCGGCAACGATCTGGCAAGCGTCGAGCAGTCCTTGCGGGATGGCCACTCGGGCATCCGCGCCGTGCCCAAGTTCACCGAGCTGGGGATGCGCAGCCAGGTCGGCGGCACGCCCGAGATCGACCTGGAGGCGCGCATCGACAGAAAGCAGCTGCGCTTCATGGGCGACGCCGCCGCCTATGCGCAGATCGCGCTGGAAGATGCCATCGCCCAGTCCGGCCTGACGCCAGACCAGGTGAGCCACCCGCGCACCGGCCTGCTCATGGGCTCGGGCGGCGGCTCGCCGGCCAACCAGATCGAGGCCGCCGACACGCTGCGCGACAAGGGCATCCGCCGCGTCGGGCCGTACCAGGTCACGCGCTGCATGAGCTCCACCGTCTCGGCGTGCCTGGCGACCAACTTCAAAGTCCGCGGCATCAACTACTCCATCACCTCGGCCTGCTCCACCTCGGCGCACTGCATCGGCGCGGCGGCGCAGCAGATTGCCTGGGGGATGCAGGACGTGATGTTTGCCGGCGGCGGCGAGGAAATGTCCTGGGGCATGGCGCTGCTGTTCGACGGCATGGGCGCCATGTCCAGCAAATACAACGGCACGCCCGAGCGCGCCTCGCGCGCCTATGACGCCAACCGCGACGGCTTCGTGATCGCCGGCGGCGGCGGCGCGGTGGTGCTGGAGAGCCTGGAGCACGCTATAGGAAGAGGTGCGACCATCCTGGCCGAAGTGGTGGGCTTTGGCGCCACCAGCGACGGCGAGGACATGGTGGCCCCCTCGGGCGACGGCGCTGTGGCCTGTATGCGCCAGGCGCTGGAGGGGCTGGATGGGCCGATCGACTACATCAACACGCATGGCACCTCGACGCCCGTGGGCGACATGCAGGAAGTGCGGGCCATGCGGCAGGTGTTTGGCGATGCGGTGCCGCCGTTTTCCTCGACCAAGTCGCTGACCGGGCATTCGCTGGGCGCCACGGGCGTGCAGGAGGCGATTTATTGCCTGATCATGCTGCAAAAGGGCTTCATCGCCGGGTCGATCAATGTGGAAGCGCCGGATCCGGAACTGGGCGACATGCCGCTGGTGACCCAGACGAGCGACGCGCAGTTGACGCAGGTGCTGTCCAACAGCTTTGGCTTTGGCGGGACGAATGCGTCGCTGGTGCTCAGACGGTGGGATGGAGCCTGATCGTTAATCGGATATCCGGTTGCCTGCAAAAAGCCGCACTCATTCAGAGGCGGCTTTTTTGTTTGTGGAATTTTTGTTTCTTTAAAGTGCATCCAGTGGGCTCAAGATGCCGCGCCCACCCTTGTTCAATACGTGGG
This portion of the Melaminivora jejuensis genome encodes:
- a CDS encoding HlyC/CorC family transporter; the protein is MSDPHPARPADGNGDKRSFLQRLIEFIHPGPDSTDELIATLAEAEDNEVINADARVMLERVLRMNEMTAADVLVAPARIDMLDIDAPADELMHQVIQTAHSRFPVYQGGRDNIIGILLAKDLLKRWRSPELSLRALVRPALFVPESKGLHELVREFRSTRNHLAIVIDEFGRTAGLVTFEDVIEQIVGEIEDEFDIAADEGDIFALADGTWRVSGHTPLVRVAEAFDTHLAASDPEEEFDTIGGLIAHELGRVPHKGESVVLGGLRFVVLHTKGGAVRWFKVAPATGSAEDNGG
- the lnt gene encoding apolipoprotein N-acyltransferase translates to MGAAWMRGPLPWLLAAGAGLAQAASLALPGSGQPAWWLQIASLALLARVLLALPRTHSSAWRAAGLGWLFATAWLAGTFWWLFISMHTYGGLAAPLAALAVLALAAFLGSYYALVCGCFFRCFSAPGLAGRALTAIVFAALWLLAELARGQWWTGFPWGAGGYAHADGPLAVLARSVGVYGMGFAAALLALALAQWRVSDLRSRRWWAGALLALLAWGALAWQREAALGDAQRDAGAPVSVALLQGNIAQDEKFQAGSGVPLALAWYGEQLRGAQAQLVVAPETAVPLLPQQLMPGYLERVTQRYRQGQGSASASMPDGQALLLGIPLGDLDAGYTNSVLGFAPGQQGQPYRYDKHHLVPFGEFIPPLFRWFTQMLNIPLGDFARGSVGQPSLPWSGQRLAPNICYEDLFGEELAARFVDPAASPTILVNVSNIGWFGDSVAIDQHLAISRLRALELERPMLRATNTGATAVIDHRGRVLAQLPAHTRGVLQAQVQGRTGAATPYAWWAGRFGLAPLWLGAAALVLLAWLCRPRG
- the fabA gene encoding bifunctional 3-hydroxydecanoyl-ACP dehydratase/trans-2-decenoyl-ACP isomerase, translated to MAESFSYEQLIASGEGRLFSPDSGRLPLPPMLMFDRITHIDSDGGAHGLGRIVAELDVKPGLWFFECHFQGDPVMPGCLGLDAMWQLIGFYLTWLRLPGRGRALGAGEVKFTGEVGPDVKLVTYEIDIKRVIKRKLNMAIGDARLLADGKEIYVANDLRVGLFLREEAASDQEAAGT
- the fabB gene encoding beta-ketoacyl-ACP synthase I codes for the protein MSSKKRVVITGAGIVSCIGNDLASVEQSLRDGHSGIRAVPKFTELGMRSQVGGTPEIDLEARIDRKQLRFMGDAAAYAQIALEDAIAQSGLTPDQVSHPRTGLLMGSGGGSPANQIEAADTLRDKGIRRVGPYQVTRCMSSTVSACLATNFKVRGINYSITSACSTSAHCIGAAAQQIAWGMQDVMFAGGGEEMSWGMALLFDGMGAMSSKYNGTPERASRAYDANRDGFVIAGGGGAVVLESLEHAIGRGATILAEVVGFGATSDGEDMVAPSGDGAVACMRQALEGLDGPIDYINTHGTSTPVGDMQEVRAMRQVFGDAVPPFSSTKSLTGHSLGATGVQEAIYCLIMLQKGFIAGSINVEAPDPELGDMPLVTQTSDAQLTQVLSNSFGFGGTNASLVLRRWDGA